One genomic region from Nilaparvata lugens isolate BPH chromosome 3, ASM1435652v1, whole genome shotgun sequence encodes:
- the LOC111055119 gene encoding alpha-ketoglutarate-dependent dioxygenase alkB homolog 7, mitochondrial isoform X1 codes for MLKKVSHSLSYIKCNTNQNLIRSFLLKKSNFNSTSIYTNDNNSQRKTNISTTDFDQNKHLFSFSDSCDPVIRENLVKNMTVLDNFILEEEEKAIIDEIEPYMKRLRYEFDHWDNAIHGFRETERLQWNEQNTIILRRIRDIAFPDSDQTLGHVHILDLSEKGHIKPHIDSVRFCGNTIAGLSLLSDSVMRLAHEKNKDVFADVLLKRRSMYIMKDSVRYDFTHEILPNSESKFKGETIHRLRRISLMCRNKPSPS; via the exons ATGTTAAAAAAGGTGTCTCATAGCTTATCATATATCAAATGCAATACTAATCAAAATTTAATAAGATcttttctcttgaaaaaatcaaattttaactCCACATCAATTTACACTAATGACAATAATTCTCAAAGGAAAACAAACATTTCAACCACtgattttgatcaaaataaaCATTTGTTTTCATTCAGTGATAGCTGTGACCCTGTTATTAGAGAAAATCTAGTGAAAAATATGACTGTTCTAGATAATTTTAttcttgaagaagaagaaaaggcaATTATTGACGAAATAGAGCCGTATATGAAACGTCTTCGATATGAATTCGATCATTGGGATAAC GCAATTCATGGGTTCAGAGAAACGGAAAGACTGCAGTGGAATGAACAGAACACGATAATTCTGAGACGGATTCGAGACATTGCTTTTCCGGATTCTGACCAAACATTGGGACACGTTCACATATTGGATTTGTCCGAGAAGGGTCATATTAAACCTCATATCGACAGTGTTAGG TTCTGTGGTAATACCATAGCTGGCCTCAGTCTGCTGTCAGATTCAGTAATGCGCTTAGCCCACGAGAAGAATAAAGATGTATTTGCTGATGTACTTTTGAAACGAAGATCTATGTATATTATGAA AGATTCCGTGAGATACGACTTCACACACGAGATACTGCCAAATAGTGAGTCGAAATTCAAGGGGGAAACCATACATCGATTGAGAAGGATCTCTTTAATGTGTAGAAACAAACCTAGTCCTagttaa
- the LOC111055119 gene encoding alpha-ketoglutarate-dependent dioxygenase alkB homolog 7, mitochondrial isoform X2, whose product MNSIIGITHFQAIHGFRETERLQWNEQNTIILRRIRDIAFPDSDQTLGHVHILDLSEKGHIKPHIDSVRFCGNTIAGLSLLSDSVMRLAHEKNKDVFADVLLKRRSMYIMKDSVRYDFTHEILPNSESKFKGETIHRLRRISLMCRNKPSPS is encoded by the exons ATGAATTCGATCATTGGGATAAC TCATTTCCAGGCAATTCATGGGTTCAGAGAAACGGAAAGACTGCAGTGGAATGAACAGAACACGATAATTCTGAGACGGATTCGAGACATTGCTTTTCCGGATTCTGACCAAACATTGGGACACGTTCACATATTGGATTTGTCCGAGAAGGGTCATATTAAACCTCATATCGACAGTGTTAGG TTCTGTGGTAATACCATAGCTGGCCTCAGTCTGCTGTCAGATTCAGTAATGCGCTTAGCCCACGAGAAGAATAAAGATGTATTTGCTGATGTACTTTTGAAACGAAGATCTATGTATATTATGAA AGATTCCGTGAGATACGACTTCACACACGAGATACTGCCAAATAGTGAGTCGAAATTCAAGGGGGAAACCATACATCGATTGAGAAGGATCTCTTTAATGTGTAGAAACAAACCTAGTCCTagttaa